One Tripterygium wilfordii isolate XIE 37 chromosome 10, ASM1340144v1, whole genome shotgun sequence DNA segment encodes these proteins:
- the LOC120007903 gene encoding SKI/DACH domain-containing protein 1-like: MDPPYSAPGPLPLPYPPHHHHLFLCPHHHHHHHHVIICPHHHNHPMPHHHHCLRFNTNCEGHIPPPLQNQSTSETNPCLPLETQFCSSTQTLQEPEHVELEEEEEEDEPVFVLTDEWRDFFAKSEAKRKLEKQQAKKNRRKLIRAKADSEAEASPSLDFSDP; this comes from the exons ATGGATCCTCCGTACTCCGCACCGGGACCGCTCCCACTTCCCTATCCgccccaccaccaccatctgTTCCTTTGtcctcaccaccaccaccaccaccaccacgtGATTATATGCCCTCATCACCATAACCACCCCATGCCCCACCACCATCACTGTCTCCGCTTCAATACCAACTGCGAAGGTCATATCCCTCCTCCATTGCAAAACCAGTCGACCTCGGAGACTAACCCTTGTCTTCCATTGGAAACCCAGTTCTGCTCCAGCACTCA GACATTGCAAGAACCAGAACATGTGgaattagaagaagaagaagaggaagatgaaccAGTATTTGTCCTAACTGATGAATGGAGGGATTTTTTCGCAAAATCTGAAGCTAAGAGGAAATTAG AGAAACAACAGGCtaagaaaaatagaagaaagtTGATACGGGCAAAAGCTGACTCTGAGGCTGAGGCATCACCTTCCCTAGATTTCTCAGATCCATAG
- the LOC120007998 gene encoding cytochrome P450 CYP82D47-like: protein MDFPSNLTAIPGLLVLILSLLVWKHRLNSTKKTKVAPTPSGALPIIGHLPQLSKPIPLARTLGSMADKYGPIFTIRLGMHRVLVISDSEAVKECFTTHDRVLASRPISSHAKYLGYNSAGFGFAPYGAFWRNIRKIVMLELLSSQRLSTLKEVQVSEVNTLISDLYLLCKNEIGPIKVVISDYFERTTLNIITRMIAGKRYFGSVGGDDEEAQRVGKIIKGFMYISGAFALSDLIPFLGWLDFMQPTVKYMKRIFKELDSVAESWVEEHKLKRIDDADPNNKQDFIDVMLSAIYEDSMSGHSRETIIKATVLNLIIAGADTTSTTITWILSNLLNNRHTLKLAQEELDQKVGRDRLVQDSDIENLVYLQAIIKETLRLYPPGPLLVPHIGSEDCTISGYHLPKGTRVFVNAWKMHRNPDVWSNPDKFMAERFLTSNANVDVLGQHFELLPFGSGRRSCPGMTFALQVVHLMVGRLVQGFEFSTPGDGPVDMSEGLGITLPKASPLEVMVSPRLCSDLY from the exons ATGGATTTCCCTTCCAATCTAACAGCAATTCCAGGCCTCCTAGTCTTAATTCTGTCACTCCTGGTATGGAAACACAGGCTTAACAGTACCAAGAAGACCAAGGTAGCCCCAACACCATCGGGTGCCTTACCAATTATAGGTCACCTCCCTCAATTGAGCAAACCAATCCCACTGGCTCGAACCCTGGGTTCGATGGCCGACAAATACGGCCCAATCTTCACAATCCGGCTCGGCATGCACCGGGTTCTTGTGATCAGCGATTCAGAGGCAGTCAAGGAGTGCTTCACCACACATGACAGGGTCTTAGCCTCGAGACCAATATCGAGCCACGCTAAGTACCTTGGCTACAACAGTGCAGGATTTGGGTTCGCACCGTATGGGGCTTTCTGGCGCAACATAAGAAAGATCGTCATGCTCGAACTCCTTTCGAGTCAGAGACTCAGTACACTGAAGGAAGTGCAAGTTTCCGAGGTGAATACTTTAATCAGTGATTTGTACTTGCTCTGTAAGAATGAAATTGGTCCAATTAAGGTTGTGATTAGTGATTATTTCGAGAGAACAACGTTGAACATCATAACGAGAATGATTGCTGGGAAGAGATATTTTGGTAGTGTTGGCGGAGATGACGAAGAAGCGCAACGAGTAGGGAAGATTATCAAGGGATTCATGTATATTTCAGGGGCTTTTGCTCTATCTGATTTGATTCCCTTTCTGGGTTGGTTGGATTTTATGCAACCAACAGTGAAGTATATGAAAAGAATTTTTAAGGAACTGGACTCTGTTGCGGAAAGTTGGGTTGAAGAGCATAAATTGAAGAGAATTGATGATGCTGATCCAAACAATAAGCAAGATTTCATTGATGTAATGCTATCCGCCATTTATGAAGATTCAATGTCTGGTCATTCAAGGGAAACTATCATCAAGGCTACAGTATTG AATCTTATCATAGCAGGGGCAGACACCACATCTACAACCATAACATGGATCCTATCCAATTTACTGAACAACAGACACACACTGAAGCTTGCACAAGAAGAGCTGGACCAAAAAGTAGGCCGAGACAGATTGGTCCAAGACTCTGATATtgaaaacttggtctatctccAAGCGATTATCAAAGAAACATTGCGTTTATACCCTCCAGGCCCTCTATTAGTCCCACATATAGGGTCTGAAGATTGTACAATCAGTGGCTATCACCTTCCGAAGGGCACTCGGGTGTTCGTAAACGCGTGGAAGATGCATCGAAACCCCGACGTCTGGTCGAACCCGGATAAGTTTATGGCAGAGAGGTTCCTTACAAGCAATGCAAATGTGGATGTTTTGGGTCAGCATTTTGAGTTACTGCCATTTGGTTCTGGGAGAAGATCTTGTCCTGGAATGACATTTGCACTGCAAGTAGTGCACTTGATGGTTGGTCGTTTGGTTCAAGGGTTTGAGTTTTCTACACCAGGTGATGGTCCAGTGGACATGAGTGAAGGGTTAGGTATAACCCTGCCCAAGGCAAGTCCTCTTGAAGTTATGGTCAGTCCAAGACTTTGTTCTGATCTCTATTAA
- the LOC120007915 gene encoding ER lumen protein-retaining receptor erd-2.2-like, with amino-acid sequence MGIKENYSPSAVKRVIGWVRGQSKKVKVYLGVMLTLISLAAMVVLGRYGWLVFVGAAAVHAVGILVLTYKLTMYKSCSGLSLKSQELTAIFLTARLVCNFSIGPNIHTGLDIASLLSTAWVIYMIRFRLKATYMKKQDTIAIYYTVVPSIILAILIHPHAFRSNFKQILWAFSVYLEAVSVLPQLRMIQNAKMIEPFTAHYVFALGISRLLSCADWIYQIYLTRGRYFFLIGYGKFWFPMAILSEFIQTFILADFCYYYTKSFMEGQTVMRMPV; translated from the exons atgggAATAAAGGAAAACTACTCACCATCAGCAGTGAAAAGGGTGATTGGATGGGTGAGGGGGCAATCGAAGAAGGTGAAGGTGTATCTTGGAGTCATGTTGACTCTGATTTCACTGGCGGCCATGGTTGTGTTGGGGAGATATGGATGGCTTGTATTTGTCGGAGCTGCGGCTGTACATGCTGTTGGGATCTTGGTTCTGACTTACAAGCTTACCATGTACAAGTCCTGCTctg GTCTTTCGTTGAAAAGCCAAGAACTCACAGCGATATTCTTAACTGCAAGATTGGTCTGTAATTTCTCGATTGGGCCCAACATACATACAGGACTTGATATTGCCTCCTTATTATCAACTGCCTGGGTTATATACATGATAAGGTTCAGGTTGAAGGCAACCTACATGAAGAAGCAGGACACCATTGCCATATATTATACG GTAGTGCCCTCAATTATCCTTGCAATTCTTATCCATCCTCACGCATTCCgttccaatttcaaacaaattcttTGGGCATTTAGTGTATACTTGGAGGCTGTATCAGTGCTGCCACAGCTTCGTATGATACAGAATGCAAAG ATGATTGAACCATTTACAGCACATTATGTCTTTGCCTTGGGTATTTCAAGATTATTGTCTTGTGCTGATTGGATCTACCAG ATTTATCTTACTCGTGGGAGATATTTTTTCTTGATCGGATACGGAAAGTTTTGGTTCCCCATGGCCATTCTCTCAGAATTTATCCAAACATTCATTTTGGCAGATTTCTGTTACTATTACACCAAGAG TTTCATGGAGGGCCAAACTGTGATGAGGAtgcctgtttaa
- the LOC120007177 gene encoding dimethylnonatriene synthase-like yields MEFALEIQTLVWALALLLLYSLKRSIVDNNKKNKVVKKVPEPSGAWPIIGHLHLLGGQDPICRILGAMADKLGPIYSLRLGNYRALVVSNWEIARDCFTTNDRILATRPSIAVGKYIGYNNAIFALAPYGDYWRDIRKLATLQLLSSSRLETLYHVRSSEIDAFIKDLYIRSKDNQTHVSIDHLIEHMTFNINLRMLTGKRFNGEVYDDKNSEASRFKKALNQALFLSGVFVVSDFVPSLEWMDFGGYVSSMKSTAKEIDSVLGNWLQERLQRRKEDKEASSDFMDVMLSTLEDGEIMSGHTRDTVVKATVLILMMTGTESTAVTLTWALSLLLNNPTVLKKAQEELDINVGRQNWVQESDIKNLKYLQAIVKETLRLYPPGPITGPREATEDCYIGGYHVPKGTRLIVDIWKLQRDPNVWSNPTAFEPERFMTTHAGIDVRGSNFEYMPFSSGRRSCPGVTFGLQVVQLTLARLIQGFDLRTAVAGAEVDMREGLGIALPKVEPVEVVLEPRLGPGLYK; encoded by the exons ATGGAGTTTGCTCTTGAAATCCAAACACTTGTGTGGGCTTTAGCTCTGCTACTTCTCTATAGTCTTAAGAGAAGCATAGTAGAtaataacaagaaaaataaggTCGTCAAGAAAGTACCTGAGCCATCTGGGGCATGGCCGATTATTGGTCACCTTCATCTCCTAGGCGGTCAAGACCCAATTTGTAGAATTCTTGGAGCCATGGCGGACAAACTTGGACCAATTTACTCACTCAGGCTCGGTAATTATCGAGCTCTGGTGGTGAGTAATTGGGAGATTGCCAGAGATTGCTTCACAACGAATGACCGAATTTTGGCTACAAGACCAAGCATCGCAGTCGGCAAGTACATTGGCTACAACAATGCCATTTTTGCACTAGCACCTTATGGCGATTACTGGCGCGATATCCGAAAACTGGCCACTCTTCAGCTTCTATCAAGCTCAAGACTTGAAACTCTTTACCACGTCAGGTCTTCGGAGATTGATGCATTCATTAAAGATCTGTACATTCGAAGTAAGGACAATCAAACTCATGTCTCAATTGATCATTTGATCGAACACATGACGTTCAATATAAACTTGAGAATGTTAACCGGAAAACGATTCAATGGTGAGGTATATGATGACAAGAACAGCGAGGCCTCACGTTTCAAAAAGGCTCTAAATCAAGCTTTGTTTCTCAGTGGGGTTTTCGTGGTGTCGGATTTTGTTCCATCTCTTGAGTGGATGGATTTTGGCGGCTACGTGAGCTCCATGAAAAGTACTGCCAAGGAAATTGACTCCGTATTGGGGAATTGGCTCCAAGAACGTCTTCAAAGAAGGAAGGAGGACAAAGAGGCTAGCAGTGATTTCATGGATGTAATGCTTTCAACACTCGAAGACGGTGAAATAATGTCTGGTCATACACGCGATACTGTCGTCAAGGCAACTGTACTG atTCTTATGATGACAGGAACAGAAAGCACAGCTGTGACGCTAACATGGGCTCTATCACTACTACTGAACAACCCAACTGTTCTAAAGAAAGCTCAAGAGGAACTAGACATCAATGTAGGAAGACAAAATTGGGTGCAAGAATCCGACATCAAGAATCTCAAATATCTCCAAGCAATTGTGAAGGAAACGCTACGATTGTACCCACCAGGTCCCATAACAGGACCACGCGAGGCCACGGAAGATTGTTACATTGGTGGCTACCATGTCCCCAAGGGCACTCGCCTAATCGTCGACATATGGAAATTGCAACGAGACCCAAATGTCTGGTCGAATCCAACTGCATTTGAACCAGAAAGATTTATGACCACTCATGCAGGAATCGATGTCAGGGGTAGTAATTTTGAGTACATGCCGTTCAGTTCTGGAAGAAGATCGTGCCCTGGTGTTACTTTTGGGCTCCAAGTCGTTCAACTGACTCTTGCGAGGCTGATTCAGGGGTTTGATTTAAGAACTGCGGTGGCTGGTGCGGAAGTGGATATGCGCGAAGGCCTGGGCATCGCGTTGCCGAAAGTGGAGCCGGTGGAGGTTGTGCTCGAACCACGACTTGGTCCGGGGCTTTATAAGTAA
- the LOC120007933 gene encoding ninja-family protein 6-like has product MERNCAMVNNTSTEEEIELELGLSIGGGYQRPEKLKPIKKEPVLVLQTSNSNSDGSEAEKNHRHQNNNRQSCTRSSVSPSFVRDAEQEIDPQAKREIQAARRQEAKKKREEKQQRKRMCKGQNGDYVNEFEFDMKERICKRNKISDAGSGSNDEISNVNGKLTGEQSRDCNLFSNPMAYIASPMCPVMAMQNQLPPLQCVPVTNGFAYPYMMPCWAESRTGVGSERNVIRPVANRSLRPIEATSESVLSLSICSSSTVSENHSSTQQGGSNSDTISHSNVSLQEQNQKNDTKEAAEDGVSAHLLESAESINKSTNRIDQPASSDAFESTTAKPKEEPISETKPHNPSRNLLVSTPEKTPPVPNTLRETKGKPPMPVNSNPNTTPLPHMPCVSTTGNGPNGKTINGFLYRYTKTEVSIVCVCHGATFSPAEFVQHAGGTDLSQPLRHITVIPSAF; this is encoded by the exons atggagagaaaCTGTGCAATGGTGAACAACACGAGTACAGAAGAAGAGATTGAGCTTGAGCTAGGATTGTCCATAGGTGGAGGATATCAAAGACCGGAGAAATTGAAGCCTATTAAGAAAGAACCAGTGCTGGTTCTACAAACGAGCAATTCGAATTCCGATGGCTCTGAAGCCGAGAAAAACCACCGCCATCAGAACAATAATCGTCAAAGCTGTACGAGATCTAGTGTGTCACCGTCTTTTGTCAGAGATGCAGAGCAGGAAATTGATCCGCAGGCAAAGCGTGAGATTCAGGCTGCCCGGAGACAAGAagcgaagaagaagagagaagagaagcaGCAAAGGAAGCGGATGTGCAAGGGGCAAAATGGAGATTACGtgaatgaatttgaatttgatatgaaggaaaGAATATGTAAGAGAAACAAAATTAGCGACGCCGGATCTGGAAGCAACGATGAGATTTCAAACGTGAACGGAAAATTGACAGGTGAACAAAGTAGGGATTGCAATTTGTTTTCCAATCCAATGGCCTACATTGCATCGCCGATGTGTCCGGTTATGGCAATGCAGAACCAGCTTCCGCCTCTGCAGTGCGTTCCGGTGACAAATGGTTTTGCGTATCCGTACATGATGCCGTGCTGGGCCGAGAGTCGAACCGGTGTGGGAAGCGAGAGGAACGTGATTCGACCAGTTGCGAACCGCAGTTTGAGGCCGATTGAGGCGACGTCGGAATCGGTTCTTAGTTTGTCGATTTGTAGTTCCTCCACCGTCTCCGAGAACCACAGCTCTACTCAGCAAG GTGGTAGCAATAGTGACACTATAAGCCATTCCAATGTATCCCTCCAAGAACAAAATCAGAAGAATGATACAAAAGAGGCAGCAGAAGATGGTGTATCGGCTCACTTGTTAGAATCCGCTGAAAGCatcaacaaatcaacaaacCGAATCGATCAGCCAGCATCATCAGATGCTTTTGAATCAACCACAGCTAAACCCAAGGAAGAACCCATATCAGAAACCAAACCACATAATCCGTCAAGGAACCTGCTTGTTTCAACTCCTGAGAAGACTCCTCCTGTCCCTAACACATTGAGGGAAACAAAGGGGAAACCTCCTATGCCCGTTAATTCAAACCCGAACACTACTCCACTTCCTCATATGCCCTGTGTTTCGACGACGGGGAACGGTCCCAACGGGAAAACCATCAATGGTTTTTTGTATAGATATACGAAAACAGAGGTCAGCATTGTCTGTGTTTGCCATGGTGCCACATTCTCTCCAGCTGAGTTCGTCCAGCACGCTGGAGGCACGGATTTATCACAGCCGCTACGACACATTACCGTGATCCCATCTGCCTTTTAA
- the LOC120007890 gene encoding nuclear transport factor 2-like — MPSSVEQAAAPTADVVGNAFVHQYYLILHQSPDLVHRFYHDISKLGRPEGDGVMSITTTMQAIDKKIRSLDCKGIRAEIITVDAQDSYNGGVLVLGTGFLTGKDNIRRKFTQSFFLAPQDKGYFVLNDVLRYVDDEQPQQQQQQQQENQDSVYAVEAPLAPSQDPSLVQENHISEHIAVSPEETNGVELYNPSENGDDTMEEEEALEPEFVDEVPDDSQVVITESNIIIEELPKKSYASILKVMKEGAPSLSSFTPAPSRSLQKNQERPIICPPPPPPVLETPISSSDCGNNHEGDDEGPSIYIKSLPFNATPALVENEFKKFGLIKSGGIQVRSQKGFCFGFVEFEDANAVQSAIEASPIMIGGRRVVVEEKRSKGVNRGRSSGAGYRNEGARGRGNHNGSRGYGRNDSFNNREEFGNRGGSRGGFSNRGEIGYQRTDSSGDRGNRSGGLTINAAVKNSAPRVSAPA; from the exons ATGCCTTCATCGGTTGAGCAAGCTGCAGCACCGACTGCTGATGTG gTGGGGAACGCCTTTGTTCACCAATATTACCTTATCTTGCATCAATCGCCCGATCTCGTCCATCGATTTTATCATGATATTAGTAAGCTTGGTCGTCCTGAAGGAGATGGCGTGATGAGTATTACAACCACTATGCAA GCTATTGATAAGAAAATACGCTCCCTCGACTGTAAGGGGATAAGGGCTGAAATTATAACGGTGGATGCCCAGGATTCTTACAATGGGGGAGTCCTCGTCCTCGGGACTGGATTTTTAACTGGAAAAGACAACATAAGGCGGAAATTTACTCAGAGTTTCTTCTTGGCTCCTCAAGACAAAGGCTACTTTGTCTTGAATGATGTATTGAGATATGTTGATGACGAAcaaccacaacaacaacaacaacaacagcaggaAAATCAAGATTCTGTTTACGCTGTTGAAGCTCCACTTGCTCCTAGCCAGG ATCCTTCTCTGGTACAGGAAAATCACATTTCTGAGCATATAGCTGTTTCACCAGAGGAAACCAATGGTGTGGAATTGTACAATCCCTCTGAGAATGGTGATGATACAATGGAAGAAGAGGAGGCCCTCGAGCCTGAGTTTGTTGATGAAGTTCCTGATGATTCGCAGGTGGTAATTACtgaatctaatattataatcgAGGAACTGCCCAAGAAATCTTATGCTTCAATT TTGAAGGTCATGAAGGAGGGTGCTCCATCTTTGTCCAGTTTTACTCCAGCTCCTTCAAGGTCCCTTCAGAAGAACCAAGAACGACCTATAATTTGTCCACCGCCTCCACCCCCGGTGTTGGAGACACCTATTTCCAGCTCTGACTGTGGGAATAACCACGAGGGTGATg ATGAGGGTCCCTCTATCTACATTAAAAGTTTGCCCTTCAATGCCACACCTGCTCTAGTTGAGAATGAGTTCAAGAAGTTTGGACTTATTAAGAGTGGTGGTATCCAAGTTAGAAGCCAAAAG GGCTTTTGTTTTggctttgtggaatttgaagATGCAAATGCTGTTCAAAGTGCAATAGAG GCATCACCGATCATGATTGGTGGGCGTAGAGTTGTTGTTGAGGAGAAGAGGTCTAAAG GGGTCAACCGGGGGCGGTCATCAGGGGCTGGATATAGGAATGAGGGGGCGAGAGGGCGTGGAAACCACAATGGGAGCCGAGGTTATGGTCGCAATGACTCCTTCAACAATAGGGAAGAGTTCGGTAACAGGGGTGGAAGTCGGGGAGGATTTTCAAACCGTGGAGAAATTGGATATCAAAGGACTGATAGCAGTGGTGATCGTGGTAACCGATCTGGTGGGTTGACTATTAATGCAGCTGTCAAGAATTCTGCACCACGAGTATCTGCTCCTGCTTGA
- the LOC120007845 gene encoding uncharacterized protein LOC120007845: MSEFSYPSKKTPHNFSSLLLSDFHLFCSFVLSHPLYFSYFIFFSPYLIKLLSFLSPLFITTSLLILLVLFTVSPDLVSDSGTSHPELIESKLSFLLSAYQTIVDKLRSEVENEDQELYCFEELEVYKIVFETSVPENRENPVEVLEVEAEEGPLPSSEAQSDKYFDPEGFDGNVDENSVEYSKSSTGLLNQKKELDDLLSKKQEKEVKPLSVESNKVEETSIVRGSNGVGNKIISEKKVNVNSGGDSANSTKLEADLWCTNGDYSSKVIENSETNLGSFGSMRKEKEWRRTLACKLYEERHNVDGSGGGGEEGMDMLWETYEATDSTKVKTKSDKKKNSTKGKSIKDCYEEEEEEDYDDDEQLCCFQALKFSAGKMNLGMGRPNLVKISKAFKGFGWLHHVTKPRKKGYH, translated from the coding sequence ATGTCTGAATTTTCTTACCCCTCAAAGAAAACTCCTCACAACTTCTCTAGTCTTCTCCTATCTGACTTTCATCTCTTCTGTTCCTTTGTCTTGTCTCACCCTCTGTACTTCTCttacttcatcttcttctctccttATCTCATCAAACTACTCTCCTtcctttctcctctcttcatcacaACCTCTCTCCTTATACTCCTTGTTCTTTTTACTGTATCGCCTGATCTTGTCAGTGACAGCGGTACCAGTCATCCTGAATTGATTGAATCCAAGCTGAGTTTCCTTCTCTCTGCGTATCAAACCATTGTTGATAAATTGAGGTCTGAAGTAGAGAATGAGGACCAGGAGTTGTACTGCTTTGAGGAGCTTGAAGTGTACAAGATTGTGTTTGAGACCTCTGTTCCTGAAAACAGAGAAAACCCAGTTGAAGTCTTGGAAGTGGAAGCTGAGGAAGGTCCTCTACCAAGCTCAGAAGCACAATCAGACAAGTATTTTGATCCTGAAGGTTTTGATGGCAATGTGGATGAAAATTCAGTGGAGTACAGTAAGAGCTCAACGGGATTGTTGAATCAGAAGAAAGAGTTGGACGATCTCCTCagcaaaaagcaagaaaaagaagtcaAACCACTCAGTGTTGAGTCCAATAAAGTTGAAGAAACATCCATTGTACGCGGATCCAATGGAGTAGGTAATAAAATAATCAGTGAGAAAAAAGTGAATGTCAATAGTGGTGGAGACTCTGCAAATTCTACAAAATTAGAAGCTGATCTTTGGTGTACTAATGGTGATTACTCATCCAAAGTGATTGAGAATTCTGAAACTAATCTCGGGAGTTTTGGATCGATGAGGAAGGAAAAAGAATGGAGGAGGACATTGGCGTGCAAGCTCTACGAGGAGCGACACAATGTAGATGGATCAGGTGGTGGAGGTGAAGAAGGGATGGATATGCTTTGGGAGACATATGAGGCCACTGATTCAACCAAAGTGAAGACAAAGAGTGACAAAAAGAAGAATAGTACTAAAGGCAAAAGTATTAAGGATTGTtatgaggaggaggaagaagaagattatgatgatgatgagcaaTTATGCTGCTTTCAGGCATTGAAATTCTCAGCTGGGAAGATGAATTTGGGTATGGGAAGGCCTAATCTTGTCAAGATTTCTAAAGCCTTCAAAGGCTTTGGATGGTTACATCATGTCACCAAGCCTCGCAAGAAGGGTTACCATTGA